One segment of Danio aesculapii chromosome 3, fDanAes4.1, whole genome shotgun sequence DNA contains the following:
- the arf2a gene encoding ADP-ribosylation factor 2a, whose protein sequence is MGNMFAGLFKNLFGKKEMRILMVGLDAAGKTTILYKLKLGEIVTTIPTIGFNVETVEYKNISFTVWDVGGQDKIRPLWRHYFQNTQGLIFVVDSNDRERVNEAREELTRMLAEDELRDAVLLVFANKQDLPNAMNAAEITDKLGLHSLRHRNWYIQATCATSGDGLYEGLDWLSNQLKNAK, encoded by the exons ATGGGGAATATGTTTGCAGGCCTCTTTAAGAATCTCTTTGGGAAGAAAGAGATGAGAATTCTGATGGTGGGCTTGGATGCAGCTGGAAAGACCACCATCCTGTATAAACTGAAACTAGGAGAAATAGTCACCACCATCCCCACTATTG GTTTTAATGTTGAGACAGTAGAGTATAAGAACATCAGCTTTACAGTGTGGGATGTGGGCGGTCAGGATAAGATTCGGCCGCTTTGGAGGCACTATTTCCAGAACACGCAAG GCCTGATTTTTGTTGTGGACAGTAATGATAGGGAGAGAGTGAATGAGGCGAGGGAGGAGTTGACGAGGATGCTGGCAGAGGATGAGTTGAGAGATGCTGTGTTGCTTGTCTTTGCTAATAAACAG GACCTGCCCAATGCCATGAACGCAGCCGAGATCACAGATAAGCTGGGCCTTCATTCCCTGCGTCATCGTAACTGGTACATCCAGGCCACCTGCGCCACTAGCGGTGATGGCCTTTATGAAGGGCTTGACTGGCTCTCTAACCAGCTCAAAAACGCTAAATGA
- the wnt9b gene encoding protein Wnt-9b → MCTGLPRTACPLRLIALCILLSHAAAYFGLTGREPLVFLPGPFANEPPNGKAHLKQCEQMTLTRRQKRLCRREPGLAETLRESVRLSLLECRYQFRNERWNCSMDGRGSLLKRGFKETAFLLAVSSAALSHALAKACSSGRMERCTCDDSPGLQHREAWQWGVCGDNLKYSTKFLKKFLGQKRVSKDLRAQIDAHNINVGIRAVKSGLKTTCKCHGVSGSCAVRTCWKQLSPFQDTGHLLKYRYDTAARVHSVTNSATGETELAGPRRHSNTVPRPRPTELVFLEESPSFCRPSRFSPGTAGRPCSKDTSCSSLCCGRGYNTALRLTTLSCHCQVRWCCHVECQTCLREEEVYTCKKH, encoded by the exons ATGTGCACCGGGCTTCCGAGGACTGCCTGTCCGCTGCGACTTATTGCCCTCTGCATCCTTCTCTCCCACGCAGCAGCCTATTTCGG GCTTACAGGTCGCGAGCCTCTGGTTTTTCTGCCCGGTCCATTTGCCAACGAGCCTCCAAACGGTAAAGCGCACCTGAAGCAATGCGAGCAGATGACTCTGACGCGCCGGCAAAAGCGCCTGTGCCGTCGGGAACCAGGGCTGGCGGAGACTCTGCGAGAATCGGTCCGCCTCAGCCTCCTCGAGTGCCGCTACCAGTTCCGCAACGAGCGCTGGAATTGTAGTATGGATGGCCGAGGAAGTCTTTTAAAGCGAG GTTTTAAAGAGACGGCCTTCCTGCTTGCTGTGTCATCTGCAGCATTGTCTCATGCGCTTGCCAAAGCATGCAGCTCTGGGCGCATGGAGCGCTGCACCTGTGATGACTCCCCTGGTCTGCAGCACCGTGAGGCCTGGCAGTGGGGCGTGTGTGGGGACAATCTGAAATACAGCACCAAGTTTCTCAAGAAGTTTTTAGGGCAAAAAAGGGTCAGCAAGGACCTGCGTGCCCAGATTGACGCACACAACATTAATGTTGGAATCCGG GCGGTGAAAAGTGGACTTAAGACTACTTGTAAGTGTCATGGTGTTTCCGGTTCATGTGCTGTAAGGACGTGCTGGAAGCAGCTCTCCCCGTTTCAAGACACAGGTCATCTGCTGAAGTACCGCTATGACACAGCTGCCAGAGTGCACAGCGTTACCAACTCTGCCACTGGGGAAACAGAGCTGGCAGGCCCTCGCCGCCACAGCAACACAGTTCCCCGACCCCGACCCACTGAACTGGTGTTTCTGGAGGAATCGCCCAGCTTCTGCAGGCCATCCCGCTTCTCGCCTGGGACTGCAGGCAGACCGTGCTCCAAGGACACAAGCTGCAGCAGTCTGTGCTGTGGACGGGGTTACAACACGGCCCTTCGCCTCACCACACTCTCCTGTCACTGTCAGGTCCGCTGGTGCTGTCACGTTGAATGTCAAACCTGTCTCAGAGAGGAGGAGGTCTATACCTGCAAGAAACACTGA